From the genome of Chroicocephalus ridibundus chromosome 1, bChrRid1.1, whole genome shotgun sequence, one region includes:
- the LPAR6 gene encoding LOW QUALITY PROTEIN: lysophosphatidic acid receptor 6 (The sequence of the model RefSeq protein was modified relative to this genomic sequence to represent the inferred CDS: inserted 1 base in 1 codon) yields the protein MVSSNCSTEDSFKYTLYGCIFSMVFVLGLIANCVAIYIFTCTLKVRNETTTYMLNLAISDLLFVFTLPFRIYYFVARNWPFGDILCKISVTLFYTNMYGSILFLTCISVDRFLAIVHPFRSKTLRTKRNAKIVCVAVWITVLAGSTPASFFQSTNLRNNTEQRSCFENFSEDTWKTYLSRIVIFIEIVGFFIPLILNVTCSTVVLRTLNKPLTLSRNKLSKKKVLKMIFVHLVIFCFCFVPYNITLILYSLMRTQTWINCSVVTAVRTMYPITLCIAVSNCCFDPIVYYFTSDXNSKFHKKEPVHETTGHQILRKTSFRKLHSTQPSDCKNENI from the exons ATGGTAAGCTCTAATTGTTCCACTGAGGACTCCTTTAAATATACTTTATATGGGTGTATCTTTAGTATGGTGTTTGTTCTTGGCCTCATAGCAAACTGTGTTGCTATCTACATTTTTACTTGCACGTTAAAAGTGCGCAATGAGACTACAACTTACATGCTTAATTTGGCAATATCGGATCTGCTTTTCGTGTTTACGTTACCCTTCAGGATTTATTACTTTGTAGCAAGAAACTGGCCATTTGGAGACATTCTTTGCAAGATTTCTGTCACCCTCTTTTACACAAACATGTATGGGAGCATTTTATTTCTGACTTGCATAAGCGTAGATCGCTTTTTAGCTATAGTACACCCCTTTCGATCTAAGACTCTCCGAACAAAAAGGAACGCAAAAATTGTCTGTGTTGCAGTATGGATAACTGTGTTAGCAGGCAGCACCCCAGCAAGCTTTTTCCAGTCTACAAACCTCCGTAACAATACTGAACAGAGATCGTGCTTTGAAAACTTTTCGGAGGACACATGGAAAACCTACCTATCCCGGATTGTTATCTTCATTGAAATAGTTGGATTTTTTATTCCACTCATCTTGAACGTGACCTGCTCTACTGTGGTCTTACGGACTTTGAATAAGCCGCTTACTTTAAGTCGGAATAAATTAAGCAAGAAAAAGGTACTCAAAATGATTTTCGTCCATTTGGTGAtattctgcttctgctttgtgcCTTATAACATTACCTTAATACTTTATTCCCTTATGAGAACGCAGACCTGGATTAATTGTTCAGTGGTAACTGCAGTCAGGACTATGTACCCCATCACCCTGTGCATCGCCGTTTCAAACTGCTGTTTTGACCCTATAGTCTATTACTTTACATCGG ACAATTCAAAATTCCATAAAAAAGAACCGGTCCACGAGACCACGGGACATCAGATTCTCCGAAAGAC